From the Halalkalicoccus sp. CGA53 genome, one window contains:
- a CDS encoding ParB N-terminal domain-containing protein codes for MNLFNAAKFLATSIKYYPPSDPYYIKALSHLSNNYTDAEIFSIIWVNPGDIQYCSLRPFQKWEAAGTVKEGDWDKKSLAFESATFYDNVQKPIYPSLEAHFVNGIPWESTPFIGEVMALIDNGTSAWGCGSVVEVRNKCNELDDLYAAIESGAYLTQEEQLKNKGAVKQTRLYRLLRRFTHLKKDEVTVDIGRDGRLLFFDGKHRLSIAKILHLDSIPVRVAVRHREWQRTREKARQGARVGNHPDLEFVNES; via the coding sequence ATGAATTTGTTTAATGCAGCGAAGTTCCTCGCTACCTCGATAAAATATTACCCGCCTTCAGATCCATATTATATCAAAGCCTTATCCCACTTGTCGAACAACTATACAGACGCGGAAATATTCAGTATTATTTGGGTCAATCCGGGAGACATTCAATATTGTTCACTTCGACCATTTCAGAAATGGGAGGCCGCAGGAACCGTAAAGGAAGGTGACTGGGACAAAAAATCGCTAGCGTTTGAATCCGCTACGTTCTACGATAACGTTCAAAAGCCGATCTATCCATCCTTGGAAGCGCATTTTGTCAATGGAATACCATGGGAATCTACGCCATTCATCGGGGAGGTCATGGCTCTCATTGATAATGGGACTTCCGCATGGGGTTGTGGTAGTGTCGTTGAAGTTCGGAACAAGTGTAACGAACTCGACGACCTCTACGCTGCAATCGAAAGTGGCGCTTACCTCACACAGGAAGAACAACTCAAAAATAAGGGGGCGGTAAAACAAACACGTCTGTACCGGCTCTTGCGCAGATTCACACATCTCAAAAAAGACGAGGTAACCGTCGATATCGGCCGTGACGGCAGGTTATTGTTTTTTGACGGCAAACATAGATTATCGATCGCAAAAATCCTGCATCTCGACTCGATACCCGTCCGGGTAGCCGTTAGACACCGTGAGTGGCAGCGGACGCGTGAAAAAGCGAGACAAGGGGCTCGCGTGGGCAATCACCCGGACTTGGAGTTCGTAAATGAGTCTTAG
- a CDS encoding glycosyltransferase, whose product MTLQLAFLINDLRSGGAERLVKDLAIEMQGYEGIEPIVIVANPTGELFSDLEESDIDVVSLGTSVSTMSIPRATWRLSRVLKDREIDLLHSHLPFSHVVGRLACARIRIPQVATYHNVRDHKTRPKRLAERVTGRLSDRIVCVSKGVRESYPDSNRMTVIYNAIDVKGFCERVEAADTTDLEAQHDGERILLNVARCVKQKRQQDLVEAMRFIDDEVHLYIVGDGPCRQEIEKRVTEQSLEECITVTGYVEAIEPYFSVADVFVSSSENEGLPTTHVEASAAKLPIVSTEIAGVTEVITNGETGYLYPVGDYEALARCIETMLNEDLNRVGENAFQHAMSKFTIEQIGAQHKSLYGSCLGVDS is encoded by the coding sequence ATGACACTTCAGCTGGCGTTCTTGATCAACGATCTTCGGTCCGGTGGGGCAGAGCGTCTAGTAAAGGACCTGGCAATCGAAATGCAGGGATACGAGGGCATTGAGCCGATCGTGATCGTCGCGAACCCAACCGGCGAGTTGTTCTCCGATCTCGAGGAAAGCGATATCGATGTTGTTTCCCTCGGGACCAGCGTTTCGACGATGTCGATTCCTCGCGCCACGTGGCGACTCTCTCGCGTTCTGAAGGATCGGGAGATCGATTTGCTACACTCCCACCTGCCCTTCTCGCATGTTGTCGGTCGGCTGGCGTGTGCTCGGATTCGTATCCCTCAAGTAGCAACGTATCACAACGTTCGAGATCACAAAACAAGGCCGAAACGCCTTGCTGAACGGGTGACAGGTAGACTTTCGGATCGGATCGTTTGCGTCTCGAAGGGCGTTCGCGAGTCGTATCCGGATTCGAACCGAATGACAGTAATCTACAACGCGATTGATGTCAAGGGATTTTGCGAGCGTGTAGAGGCTGCCGATACGACAGATCTGGAAGCACAACACGACGGGGAGCGAATCCTACTGAACGTGGCTCGCTGCGTCAAGCAAAAGCGCCAACAGGATCTGGTGGAGGCGATGCGATTTATTGACGACGAAGTCCATCTCTACATCGTTGGCGATGGTCCTTGCCGGCAAGAGATCGAGAAGAGAGTCACAGAACAAAGCCTAGAGGAGTGTATTACCGTTACGGGTTACGTCGAAGCAATCGAACCGTATTTCTCCGTAGCGGACGTCTTCGTCTCCTCATCCGAGAACGAGGGACTTCCGACGACCCACGTCGAGGCAAGCGCGGCGAAACTTCCGATCGTATCGACCGAAATAGCTGGGGTGACGGAGGTCATAACGAACGGAGAAACGGGCTATCTCTATCCAGTCGGGGATTATGAAGCCCTTGCTCGGTGTATCGAAACAATGTTAAACGAGGATCTAAATCGGGTGGGCGAAAACGCCTTTCAGCACGCGATGAGTAAGTTCACCATCGAACAAATCGGTGCTCAACACAAATCCCTATACGGTAGCTGTCTAGGAGTCGATTCGTAA
- a CDS encoding glycosyltransferase family 4 protein yields the protein MRNEQLTVLVLATTFLRWEGDTVPQFMFELTKALQSDNLNIVVLAPHYPGARRKETISGIIVYRFPYFVPFRYQRLAFQGKGGIVPSMKTNLLAIFQAPIFILSLLLHTIWVIRKENVDVVNSHWLLPNGLIGAFITSVLGIPHVLTLHARGVLVLQKVPFGWLIVNYVYQRSDMILPVSTHIRDCFLEIGGGTVPVDGQFQIQPMGAHVNEYDVSSKSELRVDTGVDGEIQGLFVGRLAEKKGVDYLLDAMTIVSPEVDNFHLSIVGRGPLQEELHNYADKLDLNGYVTFKGWVSEKELIEQYIMADFVVVPSIEAESGDTEGMPTVIAEAFASGNPVIGTEVGGIPDVVKQGENGYVVPQKDAGAIAKRMRQLISEPELRQDLEEGALDSAERLDWERCAETYKEVFRSVSIPESIKDGGSV from the coding sequence ATGCGTAATGAACAACTGACCGTACTGGTACTAGCAACGACCTTTCTCCGCTGGGAGGGGGACACAGTTCCACAGTTTATGTTTGAATTGACGAAGGCACTTCAAAGTGATAACTTGAACATTGTCGTACTTGCACCACACTATCCTGGAGCAAGACGAAAAGAAACGATTTCGGGTATAATTGTTTATCGATTTCCGTACTTCGTCCCATTTCGATATCAGAGACTGGCCTTCCAAGGAAAGGGAGGAATCGTTCCATCGATGAAGACCAATCTGCTGGCGATATTTCAAGCCCCTATATTTATATTATCGTTGCTACTCCATACAATTTGGGTCATCAGGAAGGAAAACGTCGATGTTGTGAACTCACACTGGTTGCTCCCGAATGGACTGATCGGGGCTTTTATAACGTCAGTACTGGGTATTCCACATGTCCTAACTTTACACGCCAGGGGTGTTCTCGTATTACAAAAAGTACCGTTTGGGTGGCTGATCGTTAACTACGTCTACCAGCGGTCAGATATGATTCTTCCCGTCAGCACACATATCAGAGATTGTTTCTTAGAAATCGGAGGCGGCACCGTTCCTGTTGATGGGCAATTTCAGATTCAACCGATGGGTGCCCATGTTAACGAGTATGACGTTTCCTCGAAATCGGAGCTACGGGTTGATACCGGCGTTGATGGCGAGATTCAGGGGTTATTTGTCGGACGACTAGCTGAAAAGAAAGGCGTTGATTATTTGCTTGATGCTATGACCATTGTCAGCCCGGAAGTAGATAATTTCCACCTCTCGATCGTGGGCAGGGGGCCGCTCCAAGAGGAGCTACACAATTACGCTGACAAACTCGACCTCAACGGCTACGTCACATTCAAAGGATGGGTCAGCGAAAAAGAGCTCATCGAACAGTACATCATGGCCGATTTCGTAGTCGTTCCATCGATAGAAGCGGAGTCGGGAGACACGGAAGGAATGCCGACGGTCATCGCCGAGGCTTTCGCGTCCGGCAACCCGGTCATTGGCACAGAAGTTGGTGGGATCCCAGACGTCGTCAAACAGGGCGAAAACGGGTATGTCGTTCCGCAGAAAGACGCCGGTGCGATCGCGAAACGAATGAGACAGCTGATCAGTGAACCGGAGCTACGTCAGGATCTCGAGGAGGGTGCGCTCGACTCGGCCGAGCGTCTGGACTGGGAACGATGTGCTGAAACGTACAAGGAGGTTTTCCGCAGCGTTTCTATCCCTGAGTCAATTAAAGATGGTGGATCAGTATGA
- a CDS encoding carboxylate--amine ligase translates to MTETRVLVLDGRTLSSLSVTRSLGEGGYSIHLGESFRWNLTRFSKHVDGTISYPSPDEKPAGFVDALLRKLRRTDYDVVIPTRDATTRLLATHRDRFDPLTSLYLADAKKIERFADKGETIRLAQNAGTPVPRTYFPEDTPLETIAEEVSYPALVRARRASGSRGIVRVESADEMQRAYTEVERDYGVPIIQEYVSHEGGHFSIGTLFDENSEPVAVHVYEETKQYPVSGGPAVEAKSVPVEPWVDGMLGILREVNWVGPAHMDVLYDPDDATYKLLEVNPRFWMSVGLTIRSGVDIPGLLVRLAMDEEIPDRVIDYDTDLLYRWILPSGLFWASQQERLICGIHQLTSQLENQICYGVFSSKDLGPTVGVLFQSATFILEEEKRRQVFNRGL, encoded by the coding sequence ATGACCGAGACGAGGGTGCTGGTCCTCGACGGTCGGACGCTTTCGAGTCTGTCGGTCACGCGATCGCTGGGAGAGGGGGGGTACTCGATCCACCTCGGTGAGTCATTTCGGTGGAATCTGACGCGCTTTTCGAAGCACGTAGACGGAACGATATCGTATCCGTCTCCCGATGAGAAACCGGCGGGCTTCGTCGATGCACTCCTGCGGAAACTCCGACGGACCGATTACGACGTCGTGATTCCGACGCGCGATGCGACGACGCGGCTCCTCGCGACACACCGGGATCGGTTCGATCCGCTGACCTCGCTCTACCTCGCCGATGCGAAAAAGATCGAGCGTTTCGCCGACAAGGGGGAGACGATCAGGCTCGCCCAAAACGCCGGAACGCCAGTCCCGCGGACGTACTTCCCGGAGGATACACCACTCGAGACGATCGCGGAAGAAGTCTCCTATCCGGCGCTGGTGCGCGCTCGACGCGCTTCGGGGTCGAGAGGGATCGTCCGAGTCGAGTCCGCGGACGAAATGCAACGGGCGTACACAGAGGTCGAACGCGACTATGGCGTTCCGATCATTCAGGAGTACGTTAGCCACGAGGGGGGACACTTCAGCATTGGAACGCTGTTCGATGAGAACTCCGAACCGGTTGCTGTTCACGTCTACGAAGAGACGAAACAGTACCCCGTCTCCGGAGGTCCTGCCGTGGAGGCCAAGAGTGTCCCTGTCGAGCCGTGGGTAGACGGGATGCTCGGGATTCTACGGGAGGTGAATTGGGTCGGACCGGCGCACATGGACGTGCTCTATGATCCGGATGACGCGACGTACAAACTCCTCGAGGTCAATCCGCGCTTCTGGATGTCAGTCGGCCTCACGATTCGATCAGGTGTCGATATCCCGGGACTTCTGGTCCGACTCGCGATGGACGAGGAGATACCAGACCGGGTCATCGACTACGACACCGACTTGCTGTACCGATGGATTCTACCGAGCGGCCTGTTTTGGGCAAGCCAACAAGAAAGACTGATATGTGGTATCCACCAATTAACCTCTCAGTTAGAAAACCAGATATGTTATGGAGTGTTCTCTTCAAAGGATCTAGGTCCAACTGTTGGTGTGCTATTTCAGAGTGCAACATTCATATTGGAAGAGGAAAAGAGGCGTCAGGTATTCAACAGAGGGTTGTGA
- a CDS encoding polysaccharide deacetylase family protein, which produces MTLDLENDWYFDEPGYDHLTFEYIEEFIGLIDDLGIPISIFVVGRTLERFPEVIDQFDAELDVEFHLHSYGHDTSKSYDFREEVRCGKQAFASHFGSDPIGYRAPQGNIEPGEFTILEQEGFQFDSSVFPSYRPGVYNNLDKPLHPYRPAEVEELLEIPIAATPYTRVPICQSYIKLLGRPYRHYLRRAPLPAPLVFNVHLQDLFRTDSHDRLGHPKRFIMKRNLDHSAELFAETIDLLREREYWFGRVTDVDTRFGESQSRDRLVHGVLA; this is translated from the coding sequence GTGACCCTCGACCTCGAGAACGACTGGTATTTCGATGAACCGGGCTACGATCATCTCACCTTCGAGTATATCGAGGAGTTCATCGGTTTGATCGATGACCTCGGGATTCCGATCAGTATCTTCGTCGTCGGAAGGACGCTCGAGCGGTTCCCGGAGGTGATCGACCAGTTCGATGCGGAACTCGACGTGGAGTTTCACCTCCACTCGTACGGACACGACACCAGCAAATCCTACGACTTCAGAGAGGAGGTGAGATGCGGTAAACAGGCGTTCGCATCTCACTTCGGCTCCGATCCGATCGGCTACCGCGCGCCACAGGGGAACATCGAGCCGGGCGAATTCACCATATTGGAACAAGAGGGGTTCCAGTTCGATTCCAGCGTTTTTCCCTCCTACCGGCCGGGGGTGTACAACAATTTGGACAAACCACTCCATCCGTACCGACCGGCGGAGGTCGAGGAGCTCCTGGAGATACCGATCGCTGCGACGCCGTACACCAGGGTCCCTATCTGTCAGAGCTATATCAAACTGCTCGGCAGACCGTACCGACACTACTTACGAAGAGCCCCGCTTCCGGCCCCGCTCGTGTTCAACGTCCATCTACAGGACCTCTTCCGAACTGATTCACACGATAGACTGGGTCACCCGAAACGGTTCATCATGAAACGCAATCTGGATCACTCGGCTGAGTTGTTCGCCGAGACTATCGACCTGCTACGCGAGCGGGAGTACTGGTTCGGTCGGGTGACGGACGTCGATACCCGATTCGGCGAGTCGCAATCAAGGGACCGGTTGGTCCACGGGGTTCTCGCCTGA